Within the Salvia hispanica cultivar TCC Black 2014 chromosome 4, UniMelb_Shisp_WGS_1.0, whole genome shotgun sequence genome, the region AAGGTGGAGCGATGATAAGAGATATTTTTGTATGTCGGTCAAAATTAACCTTCCCAACTATCAACTGCAGTTTCATTTGAGATAAAAGATGAAAACTGAAGAGCTGAAGATACCAGAAAagcactaataaaataatactgcGCCTTCCTTGTACATTCCAAATGCAGCTACACCTACACACAGCCAACTCATATTTGTAACTGTACCCACACgtaaatatttgatatatttaaatgcaGAAAAACGTGTGCGCCTACTTATATATACACAGAAATGAAGCGATAAAGCATTGCCGTGGCTGAGATTTATCAGAGTTGTCAACTTGCAATGGCCAtccctctcctcctcctcttccttaTCTTTTCaggtttttatttcttctgaACATCCCCTTTTATTTTGAGCTATAAtgttactaattaatttgtataaatattcACAGACTCACTGACGAAGAGCGAGAGCTTAGGAGTAGGGATCAACTACGGCCAGATTGCGAACAACCTTCCGTCGGCGTCGCGCGTGGCGTCTCTCCTCCGATCCGTCAACATCACCAAAGTAAAACTCTACGACGCCGATCCAATCGTCCTCTCCGCCTTCGCCAACTCCGGCGTGGAATTCGTGATCGGATTAGGCAACGAGTACCTCCAGAAGATGACCGATCCAATCCAAGCCCAATCCTGGATCCAGCAGCACGTCCAGCCCTACATCTCCCACACCAAAATCACCTGCATCACCGTCGGCAACGAGGTCCTCATGGGCAACGACACTCACCTCAAATCCTACCTCCTCCCGGCAATGCAGACCGTCTCCGCCGCCCTCCGCACTCTCGGCCTCACCAACGACATCTACGTCACCACCGCCCACTCCTTCAACGTCCTAGGCGTATCCTTCCCCCCCTCCGCCGGCGCCTTCCGCCCCGATCTCGCCGAGTATATGCAGGGGATCCTCGCCTTCCACAAGCAGACCAACTCTCCCTTCCTCATCAATGTCTACCCCTTCTTCGCCTACAAGGACAGCAACGGCCAGGTCCTCCTCGACTACGTCCTCTTCCAGCCCAATCCCGGCACCATCGATCCAAACACCAATTTACACTACGACAACATGCTCTACGCCCAGATTGACGCTGTTTACGCGGCTATTAAGGCGCTAGGCCATACCGACATCCAAGTGAAGGTCTCAGAAACAGGATGGCCTTCCAAGGGCGATCCAAATGAGTTCGGGGCGACGCCGGAGAATGCGAGATTGTACAATGGGAATCTGCTTAGTAGGATAGAGCAGAGGCAGGGGACTCCGGCAAAGCCTCAAGTGCCCATTGATGTCTTCTTTTTCGCGCTTTTTAACGAGAATATGAAGCCCGGCCCCGTTTCTGAGAGGAACTACGGCTTGTATTACCCTGATGGCTCTCCTGTTTACAACATTGGGCTGCAGGGTATTCTTCCCCGTATGGACTACTCAGCTTCTGCCAAAAATGTAAGGACATTAGAGATTAGATTTTTAAAGCAGTTTTGGTTTCTTTTGGCTAATCTATTTTGTTGTTTGCCTATTTCAGGTTGGAATGTTGTCAAGTGGTATTCTTTGGTTATTGATAGTTACTATATGTTTGTTGTAGCGGAAGAGGGAGTTTACAGACAACACTTTTTCTTCACCATTTCCTTTAGAGGGAAAACGTTCCAGGTAAGAACTGTATCCATATTACTCTGCCACTTGCAATAAAGTAGAATTATCCAGTTTgggttccaacttccatcaAAGTCCAAGtagttgaaaaagtaaaaaacgTTTTACACATCCATCGTATCACTCGTCAATATTCAAAGGCGGTATATATGCCGCCAACAAGTTGTTTGCTTCaaagcaaaaacaaatccTGCCTTGGCGGCTATTGAAATCATGATTAAGTCGTTTTCAGTGGTGTTTTGTTTGACATCATGATAAGATAAGATAAGAAATTCTGCCAAAACATGTATGTATGACTTTTTATTGacattataaagaaaaaaaacggCGCCTGTTTGAACGCGTCGCTGCCGTCTTTGCTCCTTGATTGGCtttgtttgttttctattGCTGCTTAAGATGTGTGAAAGCTGATCATTGTTTGATAGGCTGTCCACATTAATCGTTGAAACAGAACTAAGTTAATCACCCTCTTTTTGTGCAGGTGATGCTGCAATGCGATGGAATGGAAAAGATTGTGCAGAAGACAGCCTTGGAGAGTAGGAATTTTTAGACAGGGATACACGTACTTTTTAGATTGATTAGGAAATTCATCCATATaaacacacaataaatatCACACTCAtgattttaatcataaatattttttggcaCAATAGAGATGTATTCTAGTTTACTGTATTCGATTT harbors:
- the LOC125222202 gene encoding glucan endo-1,3-beta-glucosidase 14-like, whose translation is MAIPLLLLFLIFSDSLTKSESLGVGINYGQIANNLPSASRVASLLRSVNITKVKLYDADPIVLSAFANSGVEFVIGLGNEYLQKMTDPIQAQSWIQQHVQPYISHTKITCITVGNEVLMGNDTHLKSYLLPAMQTVSAALRTLGLTNDIYVTTAHSFNVLGVSFPPSAGAFRPDLAEYMQGILAFHKQTNSPFLINVYPFFAYKDSNGQVLLDYVLFQPNPGTIDPNTNLHYDNMLYAQIDAVYAAIKALGHTDIQVKVSETGWPSKGDPNEFGATPENARLYNGNLLSRIEQRQGTPAKPQVPIDVFFFALFNENMKPGPVSERNYGLYYPDGSPVYNIGLQGILPRMDYSASAKNVGMLSSGILWLLIVTICLL